The genomic region CTTCGGTACCGAGCGAAAGGATTTGATTTCCCGATTCGTCTGTATCGATACAGCTGACTTGTGGGGCAATAATATTTATCGTACTATTAAAAAGATTTCCCAGTTCACCTTTCATTTCATAAGGAATAGCGATCGGTTTATTTATTTTAGGGAACGTTAAATTTTGGGTATTCATGTCATCCTGATAATATTTTTCAATGTCCGTTCTTGTTCGTCTGATTATCAGCGGTTCAACAATATGTTTGCGTATATCTCCATTATCTGCGATAAGATTTTGTTTATCCTGATTTAATTCATCCGGTGTCTTCTGAATTTTTATCCCATTCACAAGTTTATACCGTTGAATATATTGCTTGTAACGGTCTTGCTTTTCCTTAAAGTAGCGCTCAAGATCATTTCCGAATCCGCCGAGGTTACACAGGGTTGCATTTTTATGTTCGCGCTGGAACAAATAAATCTGATTCCGTAAATCATACGGAGCATTATTTTGCGGAGTCGCCGAAAGAAGCATTACATAAGGCTGAGGCTGTACGCTTCCTATTAAGTCATCAAGTTTTTGGTACATGAGAGTATTGTTGTTCCTAAAGCGATGACTTTCATCAACGACAATCATGCCGTATTGTTGTTTTTTAAATACTAAATCAAAATCATTTCCATCAACATAGTCATCACTCTCGCCGCTGTCATCAAGACGCCCGATTGTAGTAAGATTGATAAGCGGTTTGATTGTTTTACCAACTACTTCGTTTTTATCAAAATAGTTGATTGAATCAGTCCAGCTCTGATAAATGGCTGGAGGAGTGATAATTAACACCGGATGCGTAAAGTTCGTTTCTAAAAGATACCGCTTTACAATCATCAATGCAGTAAATGTTTTTCCAAGTCCGACAACATCGGCAAGGATAAAGCCATGATGCCGTTTCATAATTGAAAAGCCTTGGTTCACTGCGTGATTTTGATAGGTAAGCTGCTTGAAGTCTTCGTCATGGGGTATATACGCATCGGGGGAGATTTTACCGTCGCCGTTTATTACTTCATCAAATTGATCAATCAAAAACTTTATATAGGTTTGATAGGGAGAAAGTACGGTATACGGCGGTTCATGTTGAAGTTTAGTTGTATCTCCCATTTTTTCAGTTTCTATCCCTATCTCCGATTTTTTTAAGACCTCCTCCAAAAACGCTCGTGTCCAATCGGATGCTAATGCCCATTTTTCATTGAACCATGTAGTATGCCCTTTTGAAAGATTTATCCCGTCCGGCTTTGCCGAAATTATTTGGGTGTGTGTTTCAAGGTAATTCAGTTCTGAATTTTCTTGTAAGCCTTTTTGGGTAAAATTACTACTGCCGATAATCCCGTATGCGATGCCGGTTCCGTATAAAATATAGCACTTGGAATGGAAAAACTGCTGCTTATCATCCTCGGTTACACCGCGAAAAATGCGTATCTCTATTTTCGGGTCATTGAGGTCTTCATGCTGTTCTTTGCAAAAATCCAGTAAAAGCTGTACAGCGGGGGTGTATTCAGATTTTACCTTTAAATCGGCAAGATCGGTTTTGATAAAATCCTGCGGATAGTCGGCATCCTTATATTTGACATCGGCACTGTACTGTGCAAAAAGATACGGATCTTTTCCGATAAGAATCCGCACGCGTGTATCTGCCGACCGCTCTAAGAATGCTCGAAGTTCTGCTGCGATCAACTGTGTACCCGGAATGTCCCAGTACCCTGTTGCAATGTCGATGTGTGTAATGTCGGGGACCTTGATGAGTTCTTTAAGCGTATCAACAAGCTGTAAATGTTCGGAATTATCAATCAGTGTACTGTGTATAGGCATAGTCCTGTTCCTCGAACAAAAAGTATACCATAAATTTGCCCTATAAGAAATGTCAATTTTTTCATCTGTTTTCACACTTTTTTAAAAATTTTCCTTCTTTTCCCTCAAAATTCTTAGCCAAAAAGCCATGCATGTCGCATATAAAGATTAGTTTACAGATATTTAGGAGGCAAAACGATGAAAAAACTCTTTTTTCTTGTATCAATTATCTGCGCTCTGTGCGGAGCAGGGTGCGCAGGTTTTTCTAAACAGCCGATTTTTACCGAGATTATCGGCGAAGAAGCCGAACCCGTCAAAATAGTTAAAACCGTACGGACAGAAACCAATACCATACAGATGTACTTCACCGGTACAACGGAATTTCTTTCGGCGGAAATTTTTATCCCCGAAACGGGCGAAACGCAAACGTGCAGTGTCGAACCTATGGATATCCCCAACGACTTTACCGATTCCGAAGGGAAATCCGGTAAAGCAGATACCTACACTGCCTTTGCGCTTACTCCAACTGCTCCGATCGGAATCGGCACTCCTTTTGTACTGCGCGGTTCCGTATCGGATACAAAGCACAGCGTTCTCGATTTTGCGCTGCCGTTTGAGGGAGCCAATACGCGCCCTGCAAAACTGCGGATAACCGAAATTCGCCCGTTGTACAGCAGTAAACCGAAAAGCGAATTTATTGAGTTCATCGTAATGGAAAGCGGAAACCTGTCCAGCATCACAATCACGAATGTCGGGGATAAGCAAAACCCGCATTATCACTTCCCCGCCGCAGAAGTTTCCGCTGGCGAGACCATCGTATACCATTGGCGTTCCGTCGAAGAAGGTATCCGCGATGAACTTACCGCTAAAACTATTTCAGGCGGAACGCAATCATGCCCTGCTGCGCGCGATTTTTGGGGACCGTATACAAGCATTCCAAAACGGAACGCCAATGTCATCCTGATAAAAGCCGGAGTAAATGGCGATATTCAAGATGCCATTCTCTACTGCACCGAAAAAGAATTTGCCAAGCGAGGCGCAGCTCATGCATGGAACGATGAAGAACTGGGACGGGAAGCGGAAGCAGCCGTTGCAAGTGGCGTATGGCGAGGCGGCGCCGTTTTAAAGTCAGCGGTTATCGCGCCGATAACCGCCTCAAAATCGTTAGTACGCGATGCAAAGTCCGGCATCAATAAAGCCGAAAGCTGGGCACTTCGCGATTCAAAAAAGGTTACAATGGGAAAACCGTATTAACACACCAAAGATATAGAAACTTCAATACAATTGTTTACAAAGGAGTTATACGTTAAATTTGAAGAACATAATATCCCCATCTTGAACGACGTATTCCTTACCTTCTTGGCGATAGCGGCCGGCTTCTTTGATTTTTTGTTCCGAACCGTATTTCAAGAAGTCTTCAAAACTGTAGACTTCCGCCTTGATAAAGCCTCGTTCAAAGTCGCTGTGGATAACACCGGCTGCTTTGGGGGCGGTATCTCCTGCGTGGATAGTCCATGCGCGGCATTCGTCTTTCCCGGCGGTAAAGAAGGTACGTAGCCCGATTAAATGATATGCTGCATGGGCAAGAACCGATAAGCCTGAAACCTTGAGCCCGATCTCTTCCAAAAAGGCGGCTCGTTCTTCCGCATCGTCGATATCGGCAAGCTCCGCTTCAAACTTTCCGCAGATAACGACGGTTTCAGCTCCTTCTTGTGCGGCGATTTTTTTAACCGTTTCGATATACGCATTCCCGTTTTTTATTCCGTCCTCATCGACGTTGCAAACATACAGCTGAGGCTTCATCGTAATCAGATGTGTGTCGTACATCACGGCTTGCTCTTCATCTGTTAGATCGGCATTACGTGCACCCTTTCCATCCTGCAGTAACGGCTTGATTTTCGCAATAGCGCTCATCGCAATCGCCGCTTCTTTCTGCATATCTTTACCCATACGGGTTGCTTTCTCCGCTCGTTCTGCTCGTTTTTCCAGCGATGCAAGATCGGCAAGCGCGAGCTCGATATTGATGGTTTCGATATCCGATGCGGGATCAATTTTATTGTTTACGTGAACGATGTCGGGATCGTCAAAGCAGCGTACGACATGTGCGATAACGCCTACCTCGCGAATATGAGAAAGAAACTGGTTGCCGAGTCCTTCGCCTTTTGAAGCACCCTTTACAAGTCCTGCAATATCGACAAACTCAACTGTTGCCGGAACAGTCTTTTTCGGTTCAAAAAATTTTGACAGTTTTGTGAGCCGTTCGTCAGGGAGATCGACGATACCGACATTGGGATTAATAGTGCAGAACGGATAGTTTGCCGCCTCTGCCGGTGCCCGGGTCAATGCAGAAAAGATGGTGGATTTACCGACATTCGGCAGCCCGACAATACCACAGTTTATAGCCATAGGAGAACCCCTTTAATCAATCATGTTCAGTTAAATAGAAAGATAGTTAAACCTTCCTTAAAATTCAACAGCCGAACAAAATATCAATTTTGGAGACTGTTGAATTCGTGCGCGCAACGCGCATACGTCAATAATCGACGTTTGTGTAAGCAAACTCGACGTGTTTTTAAGCGATACCATTTGTACCGCTTAAAATAAACCATCCTTAATTCCAATTCTCTTTTATTGGATTGTATACCGAAGCGCCCGAAAAGTCAAAGGAACCATTGTCTTGCAGATTGATATCAGTTGAATATACTGAATATACGATGATTCATAATCCGGTATTTTTTCATGTTGATTTGGATGCTTTTTTTGCCTCAGTAGAACAGCTCGACAATCCGGCATATCGCGGAAAGCCGGTTATTGTCGGCGGGCTTGGTAAGCGAGGTGTTGTCTCGACGGCTTCGTATGAGGCGCGAAAGTTCGGTGTGCATTCCGCGATGCCGATGGCCCGCGCACGAGCCCTGTGTCCGAATGGTATCTTTATAAAAACACGAATGCAGCGATATTATGAAAAATCGAAAGAGATTATGACGATTTTTAAAAACTTCAGTCCCGATATACAGCAGCTGTCCGTCGATGAAGCATTTCTGGACATGAGCGGTACGGAAAAAATATTCGGCGATACTGCAACGGCTGCCCGGCTTTTAAAGAACTCTGTCTTTGCACAAACAGGTTTGCGGGTTTCCGTAGGGGCGGCTTCTAATAAATACATTGCGAAGATCGCTTCGGGGCAATCGAAACCGGACGGTTTATTGGTTGTGCCGCCGGGCGAAGAAGCTCAGTTTATGCAGTCGCTGCGTTTAAGCGATGTATGGGGTATCGGCGGTAAAACGCGTGGACGGCTTGCGGAAGCGGGGCTGACGACTATTGCCGAAATTCTCAAGCAACAGGAATCTGTTTTGCAGCTGATTATTGGGAATGCTGCGGGTACGTTTCTGTATCAAGCAGTTCGCGGAGATATGGCGCATGTTTTTAACGAAGAGCACAAAAGCCATTCCATCAGTACGGAACGTACATTTGAAACCGATCTGCATGAAAGAGATGAAATCTCCGATGTGCTGTTCCTGCTGAGCGCGGAGCTGATGTGCCGTATCCTTGATGAACGCATCCAAAGCCGTACTGTGCATATTAAAATACGGTATGCAGATTTTACCACCGTCTCGGCGCAGCAGAGCGGAGCATTGATTAACGATTCTGCGGATTTATACGGCCGGGTTCAGAAGCTATTCTTTTCCCGATTCGATCCGGCGCTGTCCGTCCGGCTCATCGGGATTGGGGTAGACATCGGCAGCGACAACAGCCAACTGGAGCTTTTTGCTTCCGAAAAGGCCGCAAAAAAGCGTAAACTTGAAGAGGCGGTTTTGGATATTTCAAAGAAAAATAAAGACGTCAAAATTGTGCAAGCACGATTGCTCCCGCCGGTGGAGTAGACAGATAGTATTATTTTCTCTCTAAATCCCCCACACACTCGACAACACATATACCATAACATCGGACATGGGGACAGGCAGTTCAAAACGAATAACGGCAGTACCGCATCGAGCAATAACGAATCAAACTTTCGTTAATATTCTCCGGGATGGATGATCACAGAAAACAGCTCTTTACCGTTTTTATCTGTATAGATGTAAATCAATGTAACCTTATCTTTTCTTATTTGATAGATCATCTGATTTGTTTTTAGCTTTTCCTTTAACATACCTTCGGCTGTTTTCTCCACTATTGCCCAGGTCTGTTTATCCATGTCTTCATATACACCGCCGGAAAAGAGATAGGTATAGGCAAGTGCATGCTGATCTTCCTTGTATTCAAGCTTTGTTAGAGTAGTCGCTTCATCAACCTCTATGGGGCATTGCTTTGTTACCCCTTCCGCCATAGCGTGATATATCCTGGCATTCTTATGGGTGTCTTCAGAAGCTGCATGAGGTCCCTTTTTAGATGTACTGCCCATTGTCTGGCAAGAGAAGAGGCAAACTAAACACGCAGTTACGAGGAATCCTAATGCGATTCGTTTCGCATTTCTAAGTAATTTCATATATAATCTCCCCTATAAAGGATTTCAACATTTCCGCCGCCCTCTATCATGGGGAAAAATGTACCACAGTTTCCTGTTTATGAAAAGATAAGGAGATTTTTAAGGGAGGTGGGTAATATTGAGAATTTCCATATTTTTTGTACAATAAGTCTAATCAAATGAATAAAAAAAGAACCATGAAATGCGAAAATGCAGCTTAATACAATGTTGAACGGTACCCACACATAGGCTACATAAAAAAAGCCCTCTGCATAATGACTATACAGAGAGCTTTTTAGTTAGTTTCCGATGCCTCGGCCAATCTTAATTCCGATTGATCGGGAACCCCTTAGTTTGATTTTATGGCAATCTGCCGACGGGGAGCAAGCTCCTTACGCGGTATGGTGACGGTCAACACACCGTTTTTAAAGGACGCTTCAACCTTATCTTGATCAATATCCTCAGGTAGCGTAAACCGTCTGACAAAGTGCCGCTGTGTGCGTTCGCGGATCAGGAATTGTTCGCCGTTCGGTTTTTCTTCCTTCTCTTTTGTTTCTTCGTGGTTGGAAGCAACAGTCAAAACACGTTCTTTTAAGTGAATGGTAACGTCCTTCTCCGTATAACCGGGAAGATCGATATCCATAATATAGGCGCCGCTTGTTTCGCGCACATCAACAGTCGGATAGCTTGCATTTGCCAACGGACTGAAAACGCCGAAATGAGGGCTGTCGTGATTTAATGAGTCAAGAACAGAGTCCGCAAATAAGGGATTAAAAATGCTTAATGAGTTCATAGTTTTCCTCCAAAAGGCTTACAAGTTAGGGTTTTTAGAAAACCCTCGAAGTTTTTCAACTTCAGTAATTATATAGCAACAAGCGTGCCAAGTTATACAATATACCTAATAAGAGAATCGGATGAAAAAAGGCTGTTTTGACCGAATAATTCCGCTTATACGGCTTTTTTATAACTTAAAGTAAGCGTTTATCGGCGTTTTTTAAACAGCTTCAATGGCAAAATCCGACTGTGTAAGGTGTTTACGTCCCGTTTACCGGTATGATGTGTCATTTTATATACCATATTGAGTCAATTTTTCCAACACAAAGCAAAATATGTGTCATTATGAAACATATTTTGCTTTTATCATAACTATTACTATTTTTTCTATTTAAAAATCGGGAAATCGGTTATACTATCTTTTATTCAATTATTGACAGATAAAAACGATATGTTTACAGTGATATTCTTTACAGCAAAAAAAGCTGTACGAATATCCCATAGACGCATCCGGAGGCGGACATGAACGTAACCGATTATATGAGTGAAAGCGACTGGAAAAAGCTGGTGCAATTTTCCGAAAAACTCGAAACTCCCTGTGTTGTTATCAATTTGGATCGCATTAAAAAAAATTACCTTGAATTAAAAAAGTTATTTTCCCCCGCAGATATTTACTATGCAGTGAAAGCAAATCCCCATGAAGAAATTTTAAAGCTCCTAATCGATTTAGGAGCCAATTTCGATATCGCCTCACGCTACGAGCTTAATAAAATCCTCGCTTTGGGAATCACTCCGGATCGTCTCAGCTATGGGAATACGATTAAAAAAGCAAAAGACATTGCCTATTTTTATGAAAAAGGTATCCGGCTGTTCGTTACCGACAGTAAAGAAGATTTGAAAAATATTGCAAAATATGCTCCTCAATCGCATATCTATGTCCGCATCTTGGTTGAAAATACCAATAGTGCCGACTGGCCGCTTTCCCGTAAGTTCGGCTGCCACCCCGATATGGCGTATGATCTCTGCATTTTGGCGAAAGAACTCGGCCTTATTCCTTACGGGATTTCATTCCATGTCGGCAGTCAGCAACGGGATATCGGACAATGGGACGATGCTATTGCAAAAACAAAGTATCTGATGAGCTCTCTTGAAGAAGAAGAAGATATCGAGCTCAAGATGATCAATATGGGAGGCGGTTTTCCTGCCCCGTATGTGGTGCCGACCAATGAACTTTCCGAATATGCAAGCGAAATTAACCGCTATCTTGATGACGATTTCGGCGATGAGCGGCCGCGTATTATCCTTGAACCGGGAAGATCTATGGTGGGCGATGCAGGAGTTCTCGTTACCGAGGTTATTACGGTTTCACGAAAGAATAACACGGCTTTACAGCGCTGGGTTTATGTAGATGCCGGCGTCTTCAACGGATTAGTGGAAACGCTGAACGAGAGCATCAAATATCCTATCGTTACCTCGAAGGATTCTAATTGCAGCAAGCGCGGGGAGGTTATTCTCGCTGGGCCAACTTGCGACAGCATGGATATTATGTATGAAAAATATAAATACCAACTTCCGATCAATCTAAAACCGGGCGATAGGGTATACTTTCTTAGTGCCGGCGCATATACGGCGACTTATGCATCTGTAGAATTTAACGGCTTTCCACCGCTTAAAACCTATATTATAAAATAAAAAAACGGCACAAAGATAACATCTTTGTGCCGTTCATTACCGTATCTTACGGTTATTTCGCGAACCGTTCGCCGAATTCCTTGCACTTTTTCTGTGCTTCTTCATCGGGATCGTCATAGGCAATGAGGCCTTCTTCAAACACATCGGCTCCGTCTCGCTTTGCGCGTTCTACCCATGTCTGCATCCATTCACCGTCTGCCCATTCGTAAGAACCGAACAGTGCAATTTTGCGACCTGAAAGTTTATTTTCGATAGAAGCAAAGAACGGTTCAAATTCATCCGGTTCAAGTTCCTCAGAACCCATCGCAGGGCAGCCAAAAGCGATTTTGTCATAGCTATCCAATTTATCCGCACTGAACTGCGAAACAGGGAATAATTCAGCCTGTGCTCCGCCGGCTTTCAGTCCATCCATAATACAATGAGCCATTTTTTCGGTATGACCGGTTCCGCTCCAAAATACTACTGCAACTTTTGCCATAGCAAACTCCTTATAAAGTGTGATGAGAATAATAGAAGTATTATTCTGTCATTAAGCGGCACAAACAATCTCAAAGATCGTCATGCCGCTTTTTATCTGTAAAGCAAAACGCTCTTTACATTCCGTATACTGATGGAATACTTGTAATGCCTGTTCGGGATTGCTGTATACTTTCCAATACCCGCAAAACAGACAATTTTGTCCGCCCGTTTTTACATACTGCATTACATCGTCGGCAGGATACCCTAAAAAAAGTCCGATCTCGTGCGGAAAGCTTTTTTCTTGCTCTCTGCTCCGTGTTCCTATAAAATCAGACATCCGCTCTTTTAACCGCATGATAATTGCATCGAGCCCACATTCCGGCAGATACCCGAAATATCGTAGCGCCACTGCCACTTGAGGCTGAAAACAAAGGCAAGTAAGCAAATCCTTCCGATATACTAATACTTGGGTGCGATTTTCGCATACGCAAAGCGGCGTAAAATATATCCCTTGCTCATTCAACATTTCATTATAAGTATCGCACCATTGGATATCGGTACTTGGAAACGACACAAGGTTCGCCGGTTTAATTCCTGCCAGACAGGGAGCCGCATGACGGGCAAGGGCTGCTTCAACGTAAGCGTGCGGTAACATGTTTCTATTATGAGCATAGAACTTGAAAAATGTCAACCGTGAATAACTGGAATTTTCGGGCAAATGCATCAGGCCGTTTTTTTAACAGTCTCCTGATTTTGCGATTTATATTTATCCGTCTGATGTGTTCGCCCTGTATACTTAAATATTATACTTGACAATATATTATATTATAAATAGTATTGTAACGTTTAAAGAAACACCACGGGCAGTATTAAAAACGGATTGTTGATCTTAGTTAAAGATAAAAGTAGGAGCGAAAGATGAAAGAAAAATTAGCTCAATATCGTGCATTAATCGAAAGCGAAACCGATGTTATCGCGGTAATGGCAAATACCAGCGCGTTTATCATGGAAAATATTTCCGGCTTAAATTGGGCGGGGTTTTATCAAATGAAAGGTGATGAATTGGTACTGGGGCCATTTCAAGGCCGACCGGCTTGCTATCGAATTGGTTATGGAAAAGGTGTTTGCGGACATTGTGCGGTCAGTCGAAAAACGATCATGGTACCCGATGTACACGCTTTTCCCGGGCACATTGCCTGCGATGCGGCAAGTAAAAGTGAACTGGTTGTACCGATTATTCACAACAGTATTTTATTCGGTGTAATTGATCTCGATGCTCCCGAATACGATCATTTTACCGATACCGACAAGTGCCTTATCGAGGCTATCGCTGAGATATTTTCCCAAAAATTGTAGAAGGGGACTTCTAAGAGTCTCGTTTTTTTACGTGCTCAAAATAGTCTGCAAGGAGTAATTCACCTCTATGAAAAAGATTGTTTGTATAACGGTATGGTTATCCGCGGCCTTTGTTCTTTTTGCTCAAACGGAAACAGGAGCGGCTCAAGATTCAGTGTATCAAAAGCTCTTACAGTACCGTGTTGAACATGATAGCAATTACCGGCAGCTGCAAATGCAGGCGGATATCGCAGCCAATAAAGCAGAAAAAGCAAAAACCGAATCGTTAGTAACAATGGAAGTCGGCAGCGGAAATACGCAGCTTGTTCTTAATACGGATGCGAATAAACGAGGTATTACAACCGAACCGTATGCAAATATCGCATTACCTTCGTACAATAATACAGGCATAAAACTGAGCGTACCGTATAGTAAAGTAGGGCAGCGGCAAGAAACCGGCGCCGAGGTTTCTGTGTCTACCGATATCTATTCCAAAAATGCAGAAGCGAAAAAATATACGCTTAACCTTGCGCAATCCGCGGCAGATCAAGCGCGGCGGGCAAAAGAAGAAGGTTTGGCGCTTGCTGAAAAGCAGTTCCTTCAAGATATTCAGCGGCTTTTGGACGATTATACAACACTCCTTGATAAAGAACTGAGCGAAGTAAAAGCTGAGATTCAATATAGTCAAACAAAGGCACAAGGCTATGCCGACAGTTCTACAAAAATGCGTACGGCCAATTTAGAGCTGCTGGGTGCAAAACGGGAACATCAGAATGCGGATTTTAACTTTTCGGCGTCATACCATGTTTTTGCAGAAAGCTGCGGTCTTACAACCGATGAAAAACCTCAAATGTTTTTAACGTCGCTATGGGATTCCATCCCCATACAAAAGGCCGCGGATATTGAACAGTATCCTCAAGCTGCTTATAAAAAACTTGTTGAAGCGGAGCAACAGCATACGCAAAATGCAGCGAAACGGGATATTGAACTGTCTCCGTTTTCCATCGGTGCAGACGCTGGTTATAAATTGCGTAATACGAAAATCGGCAGCGCCTCCGCAAAAAATGAACATTCCGTCTTAGGCGGATTGAGTATGCAATTTCCCGGAGGGAAGGCGTACACCGGCGTCGAGGTTCCGCTTTCCGATCCTAAAAACACGGCAATTAAACTGTCATTCAGCTGGAATCCTTTTTCGATTCAGTATCGGAAACTCGATAAAAAAAATGCCGAGCTTGAAGATGCGATTGAACGGCTTAAAATTGAAGATGCAAAGGAACAGTATCAAAAACAGCTCCATACCAATAAAACAGCGAAGGAGCAGATGATATGGCAGCAAACGGCGACAGCGGATGAATTAAGCATCTATAAGCAAAACGCCGATGACCATGCCCAATGGTACCGCAACGGTGTTATCAGCAAGGTGGAAAGCCTGCAAGCAGAACTTGAGTATAAAAAAGCGGAAGTCCGCTATGCAAAGGCTAAAACAGCCGTTATGATTTTCAATATCGATACGGCGCTGCTGTTTGAAAAGCGGTAACTAAACTACTAATTTGGAGGACACGATGAGTATCAATAAACAGCCGCTGACAGCACGGCAGCGGAAATCGAAGAAAACGAGAATTATTGTTATTGTATGCATAGCGGCGTTGGTAGGCAGCTGGTATATTTTTATGAAGCCTAAAAGCACAAAAACAGGTGATTTGCCACCTTTGACGGTAAAAAAGGAAATCGAACACAATCAAATTGAGGTGTCCGGTTATATCGAAGCGGCACAAACGCAGGTTTTGGAGGCACCCGGCGAGGGGTTTATCGAACAGGTGCTGGTAAAAGAAGGCGACAGAGTAAAAAAAGGCGCATTGCTTTTTGCGCTTGATACCGACAAACAGAGTTATGCTGTTGCAGAACATGCTTTTGCGATAAAACGGGAGCAAATTAACGGAGCCTCGCAAAAGCTGAGCTTGATGGAGCAAGAACAGCGGCTTTTGGAAAAACAGCTCGCCGACCGTAAGGTGTATGCCAAATTTGACGGCATCGTTGCTGCCTTAAAAATTACGCAGGGGCAATACGCCAAGGCAAAAGATACCTTCGGCACACTGATTGACCGCAGTTTTCTTAAAGCCACGGTCGAAATTGCCGAAAGCGATGCGTCTCGCCTTGCAGTCGGACAAAAAGTTGATATGACATTTCCCGCCGAACCGGATATTAAAGTGCAGGCGGAGGTTATTTCTTATCCGGCAATCGCACGCCTAACCAGCCTTGGGCGGACGGTTGTCGATACGCTGATCCGGCTGGATAATCCGCCGGAGAAAATTCTTCCCGGTTATTCTTTTAATGGAATCATCGTAACGGGCGCCGACTCCGAAGCGCTTATAGTAGAGCAAGATGCCATCCGTTATGTGGAAGGAAAGCCGTTTGTCGATAAAGTTGTTGGCAATACCACACAGGAAATTGCGGTAACCGTCGAACCGTATATTAAAGGCTTTGTGAAGATTCTCTCCGGCGTGCAAGAAAACGATGTGTTGAAAAATCAAGCAAAACTGAACAACGATAGAGATTTCTAGGAGACGTGTAGTGAAAACAGGGATGATTGTCTCCCTTGATTCGGTGGTAAAAACCTTTTTTATGGGAGAAAACGAAGTACATGCCTTGCGCAGCGTCTCGTTCGATATACCGGAAGGGAGCTTTGTTTCGCTTATGGGGCCGTCCGGTTCAGG from Treponema vincentii harbors:
- a CDS encoding flavodoxin, encoding MAKVAVVFWSGTGHTEKMAHCIMDGLKAGGAQAELFPVSQFSADKLDSYDKIAFGCPAMGSEELEPDEFEPFFASIENKLSGRKIALFGSYEWADGEWMQTWVERAKRDGADVFEEGLIAYDDPDEEAQKKCKEFGERFAK
- a CDS encoding DUF3793 family protein; the protein is MLPHAYVEAALARHAAPCLAGIKPANLVSFPSTDIQWCDTYNEMLNEQGIYFTPLCVCENRTQVLVYRKDLLTCLCFQPQVAVALRYFGYLPECGLDAIIMRLKERMSDFIGTRSREQEKSFPHEIGLFLGYPADDVMQYVKTGGQNCLFCGYWKVYSNPEQALQVFHQYTECKERFALQIKSGMTIFEIVCAA
- a CDS encoding GAF domain-containing protein; translated protein: MKEKLAQYRALIESETDVIAVMANTSAFIMENISGLNWAGFYQMKGDELVLGPFQGRPACYRIGYGKGVCGHCAVSRKTIMVPDVHAFPGHIACDAASKSELVVPIIHNSILFGVIDLDAPEYDHFTDTDKCLIEAIAEIFSQKL
- a CDS encoding TolC family protein, with translation MKKIVCITVWLSAAFVLFAQTETGAAQDSVYQKLLQYRVEHDSNYRQLQMQADIAANKAEKAKTESLVTMEVGSGNTQLVLNTDANKRGITTEPYANIALPSYNNTGIKLSVPYSKVGQRQETGAEVSVSTDIYSKNAEAKKYTLNLAQSAADQARRAKEEGLALAEKQFLQDIQRLLDDYTTLLDKELSEVKAEIQYSQTKAQGYADSSTKMRTANLELLGAKREHQNADFNFSASYHVFAESCGLTTDEKPQMFLTSLWDSIPIQKAADIEQYPQAAYKKLVEAEQQHTQNAAKRDIELSPFSIGADAGYKLRNTKIGSASAKNEHSVLGGLSMQFPGGKAYTGVEVPLSDPKNTAIKLSFSWNPFSIQYRKLDKKNAELEDAIERLKIEDAKEQYQKQLHTNKTAKEQMIWQQTATADELSIYKQNADDHAQWYRNGVISKVESLQAELEYKKAEVRYAKAKTAVMIFNIDTALLFEKR
- a CDS encoding efflux RND transporter periplasmic adaptor subunit, with translation MSINKQPLTARQRKSKKTRIIVIVCIAALVGSWYIFMKPKSTKTGDLPPLTVKKEIEHNQIEVSGYIEAAQTQVLEAPGEGFIEQVLVKEGDRVKKGALLFALDTDKQSYAVAEHAFAIKREQINGASQKLSLMEQEQRLLEKQLADRKVYAKFDGIVAALKITQGQYAKAKDTFGTLIDRSFLKATVEIAESDASRLAVGQKVDMTFPAEPDIKVQAEVISYPAIARLTSLGRTVVDTLIRLDNPPEKILPGYSFNGIIVTGADSEALIVEQDAIRYVEGKPFVDKVVGNTTQEIAVTVEPYIKGFVKILSGVQENDVLKNQAKLNNDRDF